Proteins encoded in a region of the Pirellulaceae bacterium genome:
- a CDS encoding phosphoribosylanthranilate isomerase, translated as MPELFHIKICGITSPADAKVVVDSGADAVGINFFEGSKRFVEPAIAKQITANIPSSVAKVGVFVNGEVDWIETVAQAVGLDWIQLHGDESPELVSRLQKRPLLKAFRLTQAGLQPVAQFLADCEQLGRPVDALLLDAFHPTEFGGTGRTIDWQTLAAETALMGGYQWALAGGLTPVNVANAIAQARPHAVDTASGVESSPGKKDSALTRSFVEQARGALE; from the coding sequence ATGCCTGAACTGTTCCACATCAAGATCTGCGGAATCACCTCACCCGCTGATGCGAAAGTCGTCGTTGATTCTGGCGCAGACGCCGTTGGAATTAATTTTTTTGAGGGGAGCAAACGTTTTGTCGAACCGGCAATCGCAAAACAGATCACAGCAAACATCCCCAGTTCAGTTGCGAAAGTCGGCGTCTTCGTGAACGGGGAAGTCGATTGGATCGAAACGGTCGCTCAAGCGGTAGGACTCGATTGGATTCAGCTGCACGGCGACGAATCGCCCGAACTCGTCTCCCGCCTGCAAAAACGCCCTCTGCTGAAAGCGTTTCGTTTAACTCAAGCCGGTTTGCAGCCCGTTGCCCAGTTCCTAGCTGACTGCGAGCAGCTGGGCCGCCCAGTCGACGCCCTGCTGCTCGACGCATTTCATCCGACTGAATTTGGCGGAACAGGCCGCACGATCGATTGGCAAACACTCGCCGCGGAAACCGCTCTCATGGGTGGTTACCAATGGGCCCTTGCGGGTGGACTCACACCGGTAAATGTGGCCAACGCAATTGCTCAAGCCCGTCCTCACGCCGTCGACACAGCGAGTGGGGTGGAGTCCAGCCCGGGCAAAAAGGATTCCGCCCTCACGCGCAGCTTCGTTGAGCAAGCGCGAGGAGCGCTCGAGTGA
- a CDS encoding ParA family protein — protein sequence MPRIICVANQKGGVGKTTTAINLSAGLALSGNRTLLIDLDPQCNATTGLGHTAIDRHPLLTTSPLEHVLPNVTMDGLDVMPGSRRFDDVQSLATGKADALARIQDFFSRDVSSYEFVLIDCPPSLGALTEAALSCSNEVLMPIQCEYFAMEGLTQMIQVIRRVMHQPGNQLQFGGIVLTMYDHTLELTLEVDAEVRDFFGDVVFDTVVPRDVSVSEAPSYGRSVLQYAPRSRGARSYVELCMEVLDRV from the coding sequence GTGCCGCGGATCATATGCGTTGCCAATCAAAAGGGCGGAGTTGGCAAAACAACCACCGCGATCAATCTTTCGGCCGGATTGGCCCTCAGTGGTAATCGAACTCTATTGATTGACCTCGACCCTCAATGCAATGCCACAACCGGCTTGGGACACACCGCCATCGATCGACATCCGCTTCTGACCACCTCGCCCCTTGAACATGTGCTTCCCAACGTCACCATGGACGGGCTCGACGTTATGCCAGGTAGTCGCCGTTTTGACGATGTCCAGTCGCTCGCAACGGGCAAGGCAGATGCATTGGCCCGAATTCAAGACTTTTTTAGTCGAGATGTTTCGTCCTATGAATTTGTGTTGATCGATTGTCCGCCCTCCTTGGGTGCACTCACCGAAGCGGCCCTTTCCTGCTCGAACGAAGTGCTGATGCCGATCCAATGTGAATATTTCGCGATGGAGGGGCTCACTCAGATGATTCAGGTCATTCGTCGTGTGATGCACCAACCAGGAAACCAACTGCAGTTCGGTGGGATCGTCCTGACAATGTACGATCACACCCTGGAATTAACACTCGAAGTGGACGCAGAAGTGCGTGATTTTTTTGGTGACGTCGTCTTCGATACGGTCGTACCACGGGATGTCTCGGTTTCCGAGGCTCCTAGCTACGGTCGTTCTGTCTTACAGTATGCGCCTCGATCCCGCGGGGCTCGTTCTTACGTGGAATTATGCATGGAGGTTTTAGATCGTGTCTAA
- a CDS encoding ParB/RepB/Spo0J family partition protein yields MSKERRLGRGLAALLGEDNEPVHVPQAVSSPRLHSPEENGQTPPAQHDPELSEPQPSSEFHPDQGAASEASAAKDGDLLLLSVHQIADNPFQPRREFSESEITSLAESLKEHDMLQPVLVRRVEDRWQLISGERRLRAAIQAGWSQIPARVRQADDRLVAELAIVENLQRKDLNAIEKAFSFRRYLDQHQCTQEDLGNRLKIDRSTIANLLRLLELPERVQTELQGGSISAGHARALLPLGDEEIQIEFSQRIHREGISVRETERLVQERIELEDGDGLGNVSRKSGRRKKKTRDGHVASLEQQLRILLGTKVDIRQSSRGRGQIVIHFRSNDEFERLQGIITNQDQNEHQSFAG; encoded by the coding sequence GTGTCTAAAGAACGAAGGTTAGGACGCGGATTAGCAGCATTACTCGGCGAGGACAATGAACCGGTCCACGTCCCTCAAGCGGTAAGCTCGCCACGGCTCCACAGCCCGGAAGAAAATGGACAAACTCCGCCAGCTCAACACGATCCTGAGCTGTCGGAGCCACAACCCAGCAGCGAATTCCATCCCGATCAGGGTGCCGCCAGCGAAGCTTCGGCAGCTAAGGACGGAGACCTATTGCTACTAAGTGTTCACCAAATCGCTGACAACCCGTTTCAACCTCGTCGCGAGTTCAGTGAAAGTGAAATCACTTCCCTGGCCGAAAGTCTGAAAGAGCATGACATGCTCCAACCAGTCTTGGTCCGACGAGTCGAGGATCGCTGGCAGTTGATCTCCGGCGAACGCCGCCTGAGAGCCGCGATTCAAGCCGGTTGGAGCCAAATCCCGGCTCGCGTTAGGCAGGCCGATGATCGTCTCGTCGCCGAATTAGCCATTGTCGAAAACTTGCAGCGAAAAGATCTGAACGCAATCGAAAAAGCGTTCTCCTTCCGCCGCTATCTCGATCAGCATCAGTGCACACAGGAAGATCTCGGCAATCGACTCAAAATCGATCGTTCCACCATTGCCAACCTATTACGACTATTGGAGTTACCAGAACGAGTTCAAACCGAGCTTCAAGGCGGATCCATCTCAGCTGGACATGCACGGGCTTTATTGCCACTGGGCGATGAAGAAATTCAGATTGAATTCAGCCAACGCATCCATCGCGAGGGAATCAGCGTCCGTGAAACGGAACGTCTCGTCCAGGAGCGAATTGAACTGGAAGATGGCGATGGTTTGGGGAACGTCAGCAGGAAATCGGGACGAAGAAAGAAAAAAACCCGAGATGGTCACGTCGCCTCTCTGGAACAACAGTTACGCATCCTACTAGGCACGAAGGTCGACATCCGACAATCAAGTCGCGGCCGTGGACAAATTGTGATCCATTTTCGTAGCAATGACGAATTTGAACGGCTGCAAGGAATAATTACGAATCAAGATCAAAACGAACATCAAAGCTTTGCCGGTTAG
- a CDS encoding methyltransferase domain-containing protein, whose amino-acid sequence MYGAQKRNHPVLHRLRTFPEGGSFEEFISRWFPRGLFAADALAERLHAVFGKAGPSLSGLHLLFRRMAGIKGIEEAPSGPGHLRWRTAKACYHAALPVLGLLDGPCILDLCSSVGHFHPLIRLAHPEARIISCDKLLITQMVARRFFRPDENVLYLALDANQNLPFLDDAISSLFSCDSLCYLESLEKCLCELSRVLPPDGQAVFPMCMPPAHPNASQPTTRARSKEMWEQLCSILDGDEEALFVDQKELTRMALQAVQLSDDTFSEKGALVESYTYIRKPSPQRLGWSCPENGEASWSINPIYNVKKRGSTLLLRKRLKPRATPDLEFDSFPDHLELPATRFDERVAWAQQAQILQPITARVYTPDRYWPCSPPASQIPSDSRT is encoded by the coding sequence ATGTATGGTGCCCAGAAGAGGAATCACCCGGTCCTTCATCGTTTAAGAACCTTCCCCGAAGGAGGGTCTTTCGAGGAGTTTATCAGCCGCTGGTTCCCGCGAGGGCTCTTCGCTGCTGACGCGCTTGCAGAGCGGTTGCACGCTGTATTCGGGAAAGCCGGGCCCAGCCTGTCCGGGCTTCACTTGCTCTTCAGGCGCATGGCTGGCATCAAGGGGATCGAGGAAGCACCAAGCGGGCCTGGGCATCTTCGCTGGCGAACAGCAAAAGCCTGCTACCACGCGGCGCTGCCCGTACTTGGGCTTCTCGACGGTCCCTGCATACTCGACCTTTGCAGCAGTGTCGGGCATTTTCACCCGTTGATTCGGCTCGCCCATCCCGAAGCACGGATCATCTCTTGCGACAAATTGCTAATTACCCAGATGGTTGCAAGGCGTTTCTTTCGCCCGGACGAAAATGTTCTGTATTTAGCACTGGACGCAAACCAGAACCTGCCGTTTTTAGACGATGCAATCAGTAGCCTGTTCAGTTGCGACAGCCTCTGCTACCTAGAGAGTCTGGAGAAATGTTTGTGCGAACTCTCAAGGGTACTGCCGCCAGATGGGCAAGCCGTGTTTCCGATGTGCATGCCCCCGGCGCATCCCAATGCTTCACAGCCCACTACGCGAGCGCGCAGCAAGGAAATGTGGGAACAGCTCTGCTCCATCCTCGACGGTGACGAAGAGGCACTGTTCGTCGATCAAAAAGAACTCACGCGGATGGCGCTGCAAGCGGTGCAGTTGAGCGACGATACCTTCAGTGAGAAAGGTGCGCTGGTTGAATCGTATACTTATATACGAAAGCCGTCACCGCAACGGCTGGGATGGTCGTGTCCGGAAAACGGCGAGGCCTCCTGGTCCATCAACCCGATTTACAACGTTAAAAAGAGGGGCTCCACGCTGTTGCTCCGGAAACGGTTGAAACCGCGAGCGACCCCGGACTTAGAGTTCGACTCCTTTCCCGATCACCTCGAATTGCCAGCCACTCGGTTCGACGAGCGTGTCGCTTGGGCTCAGCAGGCCCAGATTCTCCAGCCGATCACGGCTCGCGTCTACACGCCGGATCGATACTGGCCCTGCTCCCCTCCTGCATCACAAATCCCCAGCGATTCCCGAACGTAA
- a CDS encoding acyl carrier protein, giving the protein MTELSEELKILFSDELRIATENIKADTSLFSSGIIDSFQLVSLMILIEKKYDIGVNSVDVSLDNFDSAEKIAAYISRTKAE; this is encoded by the coding sequence ATGACCGAATTGAGCGAAGAACTGAAGATTCTGTTTTCCGATGAACTGCGAATCGCAACGGAAAACATCAAAGCAGACACTTCGTTATTTAGTTCGGGAATCATTGATTCATTTCAACTAGTTTCGCTGATGATCCTGATTGAAAAGAAGTATGACATTGGAGTGAACTCCGTTGATGTCAGCTTGGACAACTTCGATAGCGCCGAAAAAATCGCCGCGTACATCTCGAGGACGAAAGCGGAGTGA
- a CDS encoding sulfotransferase family 2 domain-containing protein translates to MIISHRYKYIFLKTNKTAGTSIEIALSKYCGPKDIITPIAPEDEEIRSKLGYRGSQNYQNTWGHYQLRDWIQLPSQGKRKDPYFNHVGAKEVRKNIGARVWNSYFKFCFERNPWDRMISHYHYRWGGRNKEDWPPLSQHIESHSQILKERGCGIYTIDGGVAVDKICRFESIEEELESIRLRLHMPKKLELPRAKSQYRKDKRHYREIFGEAERQKVAELFSYETALLGYEF, encoded by the coding sequence ATGATTATTTCGCACAGATACAAATACATTTTTTTGAAGACGAACAAGACTGCAGGGACCTCGATAGAAATAGCGCTATCAAAGTACTGCGGGCCTAAGGATATTATTACGCCTATCGCGCCTGAAGATGAGGAAATACGAAGTAAATTGGGCTATCGAGGGTCACAAAATTATCAGAATACCTGGGGCCACTACCAGCTACGTGATTGGATACAGCTGCCTTCACAAGGCAAAAGAAAAGACCCATACTTCAACCACGTTGGAGCAAAAGAGGTTAGGAAAAATATTGGTGCGAGAGTTTGGAATAGCTATTTTAAATTTTGCTTTGAGAGAAACCCGTGGGATAGGATGATTTCACATTACCACTACCGCTGGGGGGGGCGCAACAAAGAGGACTGGCCACCACTCAGTCAGCACATTGAGTCTCACAGCCAGATTCTCAAAGAAAGGGGATGTGGGATATACACGATAGATGGAGGTGTCGCTGTAGACAAAATTTGCCGTTTCGAAAGTATTGAAGAGGAACTTGAGTCAATCAGGCTTAGGCTGCATATGCCAAAGAAGCTTGAATTGCCGCGGGCAAAGTCACAATATCGAAAAGATAAGCGTCATTATAGAGAGATTTTTGGTGAAGCAGAGAGGCAAAAAGTTGCCGAATTGTTTTCATACGAAACAGCTCTGCTGGGCTACGAATTCTAA
- a CDS encoding DUF1015 domain-containing protein, whose protein sequence is MPKIQAFPGLRYDLGHVGSLSDVIAPPYDVIDDQLRDSLYEKHPANVIRLILNREEPGDDEQSNCYSRAARFLKNWRSEGVLEREADPAIYVYHQSFEVDGQPLTRRGFMCRTQLEKFGEGSIYPHEETHASAKEDRLKLTRACHANLSQIFGLFPDPEGEAQNLLEAHITNQQPIEATDHLGVVHRIWPVTDANVIAQVSALMNAKPVFIADGHHRYETACNFREELREQQGIDEKHPANCVLMMCVGMNDPGMIVLPTHRLFREMPALTSSELIEKLGDRFDCQVAGESPEQAESIWSEIENENEQGTIGLFTAKDQKWVIARITPAGRERMKEIASDQSSDWQGLGVSILHRMIVEDQLGQTKLPKPKYVHLVSELQDGLAKPDEFSLAALVMPATLDHIRAISQHGERMPAKSTYFYPKLLSGLVINPLD, encoded by the coding sequence ATGCCAAAGATTCAAGCCTTTCCTGGACTACGCTATGACCTGGGTCATGTCGGCTCATTGAGCGACGTAATCGCCCCGCCCTACGATGTGATCGACGACCAGCTGCGAGACAGCCTGTACGAGAAACATCCAGCTAACGTGATTCGACTGATCCTGAATCGTGAAGAGCCCGGCGATGACGAACAATCAAATTGCTACAGCAGAGCTGCACGATTCTTAAAGAATTGGCGGAGTGAGGGGGTTTTGGAACGTGAGGCGGACCCCGCCATCTACGTCTACCATCAGTCGTTCGAAGTCGACGGACAGCCTCTGACCCGGCGCGGGTTTATGTGTCGAACTCAACTGGAGAAGTTCGGCGAGGGCTCGATCTATCCGCATGAAGAGACCCATGCGTCCGCCAAAGAGGACCGGCTCAAACTAACACGAGCCTGCCATGCGAACCTGAGTCAGATCTTTGGGCTGTTTCCGGACCCGGAAGGAGAAGCCCAAAACCTGCTGGAAGCTCACATTACCAACCAGCAACCGATCGAAGCCACAGATCACCTCGGAGTCGTCCATCGGATTTGGCCGGTCACCGATGCCAACGTCATTGCTCAAGTCTCGGCGTTAATGAATGCGAAGCCCGTTTTTATCGCCGACGGCCATCATCGCTACGAAACGGCCTGCAATTTCCGCGAAGAGCTACGGGAACAACAGGGGATCGACGAAAAACACCCAGCAAACTGCGTTTTGATGATGTGTGTTGGCATGAATGACCCGGGAATGATCGTTCTTCCCACCCATCGGTTGTTCCGTGAGATGCCTGCGTTGACCTCAAGTGAACTCATCGAAAAGCTCGGCGATCGCTTTGATTGCCAAGTTGCCGGGGAAAGTCCCGAGCAGGCGGAATCGATCTGGTCGGAAATTGAAAATGAAAACGAACAGGGAACGATTGGGCTCTTCACCGCCAAAGATCAAAAATGGGTGATTGCCCGTATCACCCCGGCAGGTCGTGAACGGATGAAAGAAATTGCCTCGGATCAGAGCTCCGACTGGCAAGGGCTGGGCGTCAGCATCCTGCATCGAATGATTGTTGAAGATCAGCTCGGACAAACGAAGCTACCAAAGCCGAAGTACGTTCATCTGGTCAGCGAGCTCCAGGACGGTCTGGCCAAGCCAGACGAGTTTTCGCTCGCCGCGCTCGTGATGCCAGCCACGCTCGATCATATTCGGGCAATCAGCCAACACGGCGAACGAATGCCGGCCAAGAGCACCTATTTCTATCCGAAGCTGCTCAGCGGCTTGGTGATCAACCCGCTCGATTGA
- the ahcY gene encoding adenosylhomocysteinase yields MTQLEARETFKVKDISLADFGRREIMLAENEMPGLMAIRSKYGTQQPLKGARIAGCLHMTIQTAVLIETLTELGAEVQWSSCNKFSTQDHAASAIAHTGVPVYAWKGETDEEYDWCVDQTIYFEDGQPLNMILDDGGDLTALVHKKYPELLKDVRGLSEETTTGIKELRKMVEKGELKVPAINVNDAVTKAKFDNLYGCRESLVDGIKRATDVMVAGKVAVVAGYGDVGKGCAHSLQRYGARVIITEIDPINALQAVMEGFQVTTMEEAASIGNIFVTTTGNRDIISGEHMKVMPNDAIVCNIGHFDLEIDMAWLDSQSDVSRLNIKPLVDRYTFADGHSIIVLAEGRLVNLGCATGHPSFVMSNSFSNQVLAQIALWTDPDQFEVGVHVLPKKLDEEVARLHLDQLGVKLTKLSESQADYIGVPANGPFKPDYYRY; encoded by the coding sequence GTGACCCAGCTTGAAGCTCGTGAAACCTTTAAGGTCAAAGACATTTCGCTCGCCGACTTTGGTCGTCGTGAAATCATGTTGGCAGAGAACGAAATGCCGGGTTTGATGGCAATCCGCAGCAAATACGGCACGCAACAACCACTCAAGGGCGCCCGTATCGCTGGATGCTTGCACATGACGATTCAAACCGCCGTCTTGATTGAAACGTTGACGGAACTGGGAGCCGAGGTTCAGTGGAGCAGTTGCAACAAATTCTCCACCCAGGACCATGCGGCTTCCGCGATCGCTCACACCGGAGTTCCGGTCTACGCTTGGAAGGGTGAGACGGACGAAGAATACGACTGGTGCGTTGACCAGACGATCTACTTCGAAGACGGCCAACCCCTGAACATGATCCTCGACGATGGCGGTGACCTGACTGCTCTGGTCCACAAGAAGTATCCGGAATTGTTGAAAGACGTGCGGGGACTTTCAGAAGAAACAACAACCGGTATCAAAGAGCTGCGAAAGATGGTCGAAAAAGGGGAGTTAAAAGTCCCAGCCATCAATGTCAACGACGCGGTCACCAAGGCCAAGTTCGACAATCTGTACGGCTGCCGCGAGTCATTGGTGGATGGAATCAAGCGAGCCACGGATGTGATGGTCGCCGGCAAAGTAGCCGTTGTGGCTGGGTATGGAGACGTCGGAAAGGGTTGTGCCCATTCGCTGCAGCGGTACGGCGCTCGCGTCATCATCACCGAGATCGATCCCATCAATGCGTTGCAAGCGGTGATGGAGGGTTTCCAAGTCACGACCATGGAAGAAGCGGCTTCGATCGGCAACATCTTTGTTACGACAACAGGCAATCGAGACATTATCTCGGGCGAGCACATGAAGGTGATGCCCAACGACGCGATCGTCTGCAACATTGGACACTTCGATTTAGAAATCGACATGGCTTGGCTAGACTCGCAAAGCGATGTATCCCGGCTAAACATCAAGCCACTCGTTGACCGCTACACGTTCGCTGACGGACACTCGATCATCGTCTTAGCTGAGGGTCGACTGGTGAACCTCGGCTGTGCGACGGGCCATCCCTCGTTCGTCATGTCAAATTCGTTCAGTAACCAGGTTTTGGCCCAAATCGCGCTCTGGACCGATCCGGATCAATTTGAAGTTGGCGTGCACGTCCTTCCTAAGAAGCTCGATGAAGAGGTTGCTCGGCTACACCTCGACCAACTCGGAGTCAAGCTCACGAAATTGTCCGAAAGCCAAGCGGATTATATTGGCGTTCCCGCAAACGGTCCGTTCAAGCCGGACTACTATCGCTACTAA
- a CDS encoding beta-ketoacyl-[acyl-carrier-protein] synthase family protein: protein MLQINVPTRSSQDEPVVITGIGMITSVGRDRESSWQAIRSGTSGVRRLINEPEIPEQLQIGAVVNDVPGLPKQLKVIRLANIAADEAFQDASLDLKNVDGSRFGCAISGHMGDWRWLRQNHGYEPADSPGDVSNWDQWFPNSGCWNIAHRFGLNGPRICHSTACASGLIDIMSAVRSIRDNQCDLALAGSAEAIDPLFAAGFQRMRVLADAENPREACRPFDRSRTGFVMGEGAAMFVIERLSHATARGAHIYAEIAGGRMMADAHHVTGLDMESESLTRLIRDTLKRAKMEPSDIGYVNAHGTGTTQNDIMETRGIRRALGNHADEVCVSALKSMLGHLVNASGSVELALTTLALRDGFVPPTLNLTDPDPECDLDCIPLVGQDRPIQNALKLALAFGGHLVAVALRRWSDAESGVGEPLRRAA from the coding sequence TTGTCATCACCGGGATCGGGATGATTACGTCTGTGGGACGTGATCGCGAGAGCAGTTGGCAGGCGATTCGTTCCGGCACGAGCGGCGTTCGACGCCTGATCAACGAACCGGAAATTCCAGAGCAATTACAGATTGGTGCCGTCGTGAACGACGTGCCAGGGTTGCCAAAACAGCTCAAGGTGATTCGACTGGCAAACATCGCCGCGGATGAGGCGTTTCAGGACGCGAGTCTGGATCTCAAAAACGTCGACGGCAGTCGTTTTGGCTGTGCAATCAGCGGCCATATGGGCGACTGGCGATGGCTACGACAGAACCACGGTTACGAACCGGCCGACTCCCCCGGCGATGTGTCAAACTGGGACCAATGGTTTCCCAACAGTGGATGTTGGAACATTGCTCATCGTTTTGGTCTGAATGGTCCACGAATCTGCCATTCGACGGCCTGCGCTAGTGGACTCATCGATATCATGAGTGCCGTTCGATCGATCCGCGACAATCAATGCGACCTCGCACTCGCCGGTTCAGCCGAGGCGATCGATCCCCTCTTTGCCGCCGGTTTCCAACGCATGCGGGTACTGGCCGATGCGGAAAATCCCCGGGAGGCTTGCCGGCCATTCGACCGATCCAGAACCGGTTTTGTGATGGGCGAAGGCGCGGCCATGTTTGTGATCGAACGACTCTCCCACGCAACGGCTCGCGGTGCTCATATTTATGCCGAAATCGCCGGCGGAAGAATGATGGCAGATGCCCACCATGTCACCGGTTTGGACATGGAAAGCGAATCGCTCACGCGTTTAATTCGCGATACACTCAAACGGGCTAAGATGGAGCCTTCTGACATCGGATACGTCAACGCACACGGAACAGGGACAACGCAAAACGACATCATGGAAACGCGCGGGATTCGCCGCGCCCTCGGCAACCACGCTGATGAGGTTTGTGTCAGTGCGCTCAAGTCGATGCTTGGCCACCTCGTCAATGCATCCGGCAGCGTCGAATTAGCACTCACCACGCTAGCACTTCGAGATGGTTTTGTACCTCCAACGTTAAATTTGACCGACCCAGACCCAGAATGCGATCTGGATTGCATTCCGCTGGTCGGGCAAGATCGACCGATTCAAAACGCCTTAAAACTGGCGCTCGCATTCGGCGGACATCTCGTGGCTGTCGCTCTCAGACGTTGGAGCGATGCAGAATCAGGTGTCGGCGAACCGTTGCGACGGGCCGCCTAG